A single region of the Balaenoptera ricei isolate mBalRic1 chromosome 12, mBalRic1.hap2, whole genome shotgun sequence genome encodes:
- the AKAP7 gene encoding A-kinase anchoring protein 7 isoform X5, protein MGQLCCFPFSRDEEKISDKNGGEPDDAELVRLSKRLVENAVLKAVQQYLEETQNKNKPGDGSSVKTEEADRNGTDSDNNRK, encoded by the exons ATGGGCCAGCTCTGCTGCTTTCCTTTCTCAAGAGATGAGGAAAAAATCA GTGATAAGAATGGAGGTGAGCCCGATGATGCTGAACTGGTAAGGCTCAGTAAGAGGCTGGTGGAGAATGCGGTGCTCAAGGCTGTCCAGCAGTATCTGGAAGAAACACAGAACAAAAACAAGCCAGGGGATGGGAGCTCTGTGAAAACTGAAGAGGCTGATAGGAATGGCACTGACAGTGACAACAACAGGAAATGA
- the AKAP7 gene encoding A-kinase anchoring protein 7 isoform X4, which produces MGQLCCFPFSRDEEKISQKPIGIRDLINEALRRERMGLQSKVKQIKELLLKPETQAKIRRELFEGRFINNSNEGNDVDFSAILT; this is translated from the exons ATGGGCCAGCTCTGCTGCTTTCCTTTCTCAAGAGATGAGGAAAAAATCA gcCAGAAACCTATTGGAATCCGGGACTTAATTAATGAAGCTTTGCGTCGAGAGAGGATGGGTCTGCAGTCCAAAGTGAAACAGATAAAGGAACTTTTATTAAAGCCTGAGACTCAGGCCAAAATTAGGAGGGAGCTTTTTGAAGGAAGATTCATTAACAACAGTAATGAAGGAAATGATGTTGATTTCAGCGCAATTTTGACTTAA
- the AKAP7 gene encoding A-kinase anchoring protein 7 isoform X3, protein MGQLCCFPFSRDEEKISELGSPSSIALQRYRKEVPSWPSGDKNGGEPDDAELVRLSKRLVENAVLKAVQQYLEETQNKNKPGDGSSVKTEEADRNGTDSDNNRK, encoded by the exons ATGGGCCAGCTCTGCTGCTTTCCTTTCTCAAGAGATGAGGAAAAAATCA GTGAGTTGGGAAGCCCATCCTCTATAGCCCTGCAGAGATACAGAAAGGAGGTACCCAGCTGGCCAAGTG GTGATAAGAATGGAGGTGAGCCCGATGATGCTGAACTGGTAAGGCTCAGTAAGAGGCTGGTGGAGAATGCGGTGCTCAAGGCTGTCCAGCAGTATCTGGAAGAAACACAGAACAAAAACAAGCCAGGGGATGGGAGCTCTGTGAAAACTGAAGAGGCTGATAGGAATGGCACTGACAGTGACAACAACAGGAAATGA